One Ignavibacteria bacterium genomic window carries:
- a CDS encoding DUF2007 domain-containing protein produces MTTEQDKLDHQNAVTVFSSGNEAVISVVKSILDEANIKYLIKGEDVENLFGLGVIGTGFNPVTGPVEFQVMPENVKYAKELLKDVKDE; encoded by the coding sequence ATGACAACAGAGCAAGATAAACTTGACCATCAAAACGCAGTAACAGTTTTTTCATCCGGAAATGAAGCGGTTATTTCTGTGGTTAAATCTATTTTAGATGAAGCAAATATAAAATACCTGATAAAGGGAGAAGATGTTGAAAATTTATTCGGACTGGGAGTTATAGGAACAGGATTTAATCCCGTAACGGGTCCCGTTGAATTTCAGGTTATGCCGGAAAACGTCAAGTATGCAAAAGAATTATTGAAAGATGTAAAAGACGAGTAG
- a CDS encoding DUF308 domain-containing protein has product MEELQKHWWAIALRGFIAIIFGLLAFITPRMMLVSLVLVFGCYALISGVFIFFGAFAVKDTNGRMFRILVLYL; this is encoded by the coding sequence TTGGAAGAGTTACAAAAACACTGGTGGGCAATTGCCCTTAGAGGTTTCATTGCAATAATATTCGGTCTGCTTGCATTCATAACTCCGAGGATGATGCTTGTATCACTTGTGCTCGTATTCGGATGTTACGCGCTGATATCGGGCGTGTTTATTTTCTTCGGTGCGTTTGCAGTTAAGGATACAAACGGGAGAATGTTCAGAATATTGGTGTTGTATCTATAG
- a CDS encoding DUF308 domain-containing protein, translating to MSKHIQSYSPLFMLRGFLIVILGLIAIFTPQFVINSLMVFLSCVLLLVGVSMIVMGLRGGFEDNFLKVLEGAVYMVFGLLILLNTQASADVIVTLLAALFVVGGLVQIFASILIRQVIQNEFLGILNGIITILLGILIWADFTMGSFGIVRLIGLFLLIMGIISIWQSMKIRTYKY from the coding sequence ATGTCAAAACACATTCAAAGTTATTCTCCTCTGTTTATGTTGAGAGGATTTCTCATTGTAATTCTCGGTTTGATTGCAATATTCACTCCACAATTTGTGATTAACTCATTGATGGTTTTTCTCAGTTGTGTGCTTCTTCTTGTCGGGGTAAGTATGATTGTTATGGGACTTCGCGGCGGTTTCGAAGATAATTTTCTGAAAGTTCTCGAAGGCGCGGTGTATATGGTTTTCGGTTTGTTGATTTTATTAAACACACAGGCATCTGCAGATGTAATTGTAACTTTGCTTGCAGCATTGTTTGTTGTCGGCGGGTTGGTTCAGATATTCGCGTCGATATTAATAAGACAGGTTATTCAAAATGAATTTCTCGGAATATTAAACGGTATCATTACAATTTTGCTTGGAATATTAATCTGGGCTGACTTTACAATGGGAAGCTTCGGAATAGTCCGCTTGATTGGTTTATTTCTATTAATTATGGGAATAATTTCCATCTGGCAATCAATGAAAATCAGGACATATAAATATTAA
- a CDS encoding RidA family protein has protein sequence MAEKELLNSSRAPEAVGLYPHARRVGNLLFLSGVGPREKGKKEIPGVTLTEAGEILDYDIETQCHSVFKNVRYILEDSGSSWDNIIDVIVFLTNMKKDFPIFNKLYAEYFKDNQPCRTTIEINALPTPIAIELKVIATI, from the coding sequence ATGGCAGAAAAAGAATTATTAAATTCATCACGGGCACCGGAGGCGGTGGGGCTTTACCCTCATGCGAGAAGAGTGGGCAATTTGCTTTTTCTTTCGGGAGTTGGTCCGAGAGAAAAAGGGAAGAAAGAAATTCCCGGAGTAACACTCACGGAAGCGGGAGAGATTTTGGATTATGATATTGAAACACAGTGTCACTCGGTTTTTAAGAATGTGAGATACATTCTTGAAGACAGCGGGTCAAGCTGGGACAACATTATTGATGTAATTGTTTTTCTAACTAATATGAAAAAAGATTTTCCTATCTTTAACAAGCTGTATGCTGAGTACTTCAAGGACAATCAGCCGTGCAGAACCACAATAGAGATAAATGCTCTACCGACACCCATAGCAATTGAGTTAAAAGTAATTGCAACAATATAG